The following proteins are encoded in a genomic region of Rattus rattus isolate New Zealand chromosome 2, Rrattus_CSIRO_v1, whole genome shotgun sequence:
- the LOC116894567 gene encoding NACHT, LRR and PYD domains-containing protein 4F-like isoform X3: protein MASFSSDFSLIWYLKELNQKEFMKFKDFLIQEILELKLKPISWTQVKKTSREGLSNLLLKCYGENQALDMTFKILQKINRKDLTKKATREIAENSKLYREHLKKKLSHNCSKMFNVSIQDFVQETVIQDDYDTFENLLVLKGDEKKPHMVFLKGMAGIGKTLMLKNVMLAWAKGLVFQNKFSYTFYFCCQDVKQLKTASLAELISREWPSSSAPIEEILSQPEKLLFIIDSLEGMELDLTKQESELCDNCMEKQPVSLLLSSLLRRKMLPESSFLISATPETFEKMEDRIRCTDVKTATAFNERSIEICFHRLFQDRNTAQKAFSLVRENEQLFTLCQAPLLCWMVATCLKKEIEKGKDPVSICRHITSLYTTHIFNSFIPQSAKYPSKKSQDQLQGLCSLAAEGMWTDTFVFSEEALRRNGIMDSDIPTLLDIGMLGKIREFENSYLFLHPSVQEACAAIFYLLKSHGVHPSQDVKSIETVLFMFLKKVKTQWIFWGCFIFGLLHKSEQEKLAVFFGYQLSQKIRHKLYQCLETINGNVELQEQIDGMKLFYCLFEMEDDAFLVKAVNCMQQINFMANYYSDFFVAAYCLKHCSTLKKLSFSTQNALNEELEQQERLLICWNDICSVFVRSKNIQTLQIKDTNFSEPTFRVLYESLKYPSFPLSKLVANNVHFFGDNHMFFELIQNHNLQYLDLSCSSLSPNGVKLLFGVLNQAECNIEQLILANCSLSEQCWDYLSDVLRKNKTLSHLDISCNDLKDEGIKILCKALTLPDCVMKSLCLKHCQITTRGCQDLAEVLRNNQNLKHLHVSNNKLKDAGVKLLCDAIKHPNCHLVDLGL from the exons ATGGCATCTTTCAGTTCAGATTTCAGCCTTATATGGTACTTGAAAGAACTAAACCAGAAGGAATTCATGAAGTTTAAGGACTTTCTCATACAGGAGATTCTGGAACTGAAGCTGAAACCGATTTCTTGGACTCAAGTAAAGAAAACATCTCGGGAAGGTCTTAGCAACTTACTTCTGAAATGTTATGGGGAGAATCAAGCCTTGGATATGACCTTCAAAATCCTCCAGAAGATCAATAGAAAAGATCTCACTAAGAAGGCAACAAGAGAGATTGCTG AAAACTCAAAGCTTTATCGAGAACACTTGAAGAAGAAGCTGTCCCATAATTGTTCCAAAATGTTCAATGTCAGTATTCAAGATTTCGTTCAGGAGACAGTCATTCAGGATGACTATGATACTTTTGAGAACCTTCTTGTATTAAAGGGAGATGAAAAGAAGCCACACATGGTGTTCCTGAAAGGCATGGCTGGAATTGGCAAGACGCTGATGTTGAAAAATGTAATGCTGGCCTGGGCAAAAGGCTTGGTGTTTCAAAACAAATTCTCATACACCTTCTACTTTTGTTGTCAAGATGTGAAGCAGTTGAAGACAGCAAGCCTTGCTGAACTTATCTCCAGAGAGTGGCCCAGCTCCTCAGCTCCTATAGAGGAGATTCTGTCCCAACCTGAGAAACTCTTATTTATCATTGACAGCTTGGAAGGGATGGAATTGGATTTAACCAAACAGGAATCAGAGCTGTGTGATAACTGCATGGAGAAACAGCCCGTGAGTTTACTGCTGAGCAGTTTGCTCAGGAGGAAGATGCTCCCCGAATCCTCTTTCCTCATCTCCGCTACCCCAGAGACTTTTGAGAAAATGGAGGACAGGATTCGGTGCACAGATGTGAAAACAGCAACTGCATTCAATGAGAGAAGTATTGAGATATGTTTCCACAGATTGTTCCAAGATAGGAACACAGCCCAGAAGGCCTTCAGTTTGGTAAGGGAAAATGAGCAGCTGTTCACTCTATGCCAGGCCCCTCTGCTCTGCTGGATGGTGGCTACCTGTTTGAAAAAGGAGATAGAGAAGGGAAAAGACCCAGTCTCCATCTGCCGACATATCACTTCCCTGTACACCACTCACATCTTCAATTCATTCATTCCCCAAAGTGCCAAATATCCAAGTAAGAAAAGCCAAGACCAGCTGCAGGGCTTGTGTTCTCTAGCTGCCGAGGGCATGTGGACTGACACATTTGTATTTAGTGAGGAGGCGCTCAGGAGAAATGGGATCATGGACTCTGACATCCCCACACTATTGGACATTGGCATGCTTGGAAAGATCAGAGAATTTGAAAATTCTTACCTATTCCTCCACCCATCGGTTCAGGAGGCCTGTGCTGCCATCTTTTATCTGCTAAAGAGCCATGGAGTCCACCCTAGCCAGGATGTTAAAAGTATAGAGACAgtcttgtttatgtttttaaagaaagtaaaaacacaGTGGATTTTTTGGGGCTGTTTCATCTTTGGCCTTTTGCACAAATCAGAACAAGAAAAGCTAGCGGTGTTTTTTGGCTACCAGTTGTCCCAGAAAATACGGCATAAGTTATATCAGTGTCTGGAAACAATAAATGGCAATGTAGAACTCCAAGAACAAATAGATGGCATGAAATTGTTTTACTGTCTGTTTGAGATGGAAGATGACGCCTTCCTCGTGAAAGCAGTGAATTGTATGCAGCAAATTAACTTCATGGCTAATTATTATTCCGATTTTTTTGTTGCTGCCTATTGCTTGAAACACTGTTCTACACTGAAGAAACTATCCTTTTCAACCCAAAATGCCCTGAATGAAGAATTAGAACAGCA GgaaaggctactcatttgttggAATGATATATGCTCTGTGTTTGTAAGGAGTAAAAACATCCAGACACTCCAAATAAAAGACACTAATTTCAGTGAGCCAACTTTTCGGGTCTTGTATGAATCTCTGAAGTACCCAAGTTTCCCTCTTAGCAAACTTGT GGCAAATAATGTGCACTTCTTTGGTGATAACCACATGTTCTTTGAGTTGATTCAGAATCACAATTTGCAGTACTTGGACCTCAGCTGCTCATCCCTGTCCCCCAATGGAGTGAAACTATTGTTTGGTGTCTTGAACCAGGCAGAGTGCAACATAGAACAACTTAT TTTGGCCAACTGTTCCCTCAGTGAGCAATGTTGGGACTACCTTTCTGATGTTCTTAGGAAGAACAAAACTCTGAGCCATCTAGACATCAGCTGCAATGACCTGAAGGATGAAGGAATCAAGATTCTCTGTAAAGCTCTGACTCTCCCAGACTGTGTCATGAAGTCACTATG TTTGAAACATTGTCAAATCACCACTAGGGGCTGCCAGGACCTGGCTGAAGTACTGAGGAACAACCAGAACCTGAAGCACCTACATGTTTCAAACAATAAGCTAAAAGATGCTGGAGTGAAGCTGCTGTGTGATGCTATAAAACATCCCAACTGCCACTTAGTGGATCTAGG
- the LOC116894567 gene encoding NACHT, LRR and PYD domains-containing protein 4A-like isoform X2: MASFSSDFSLIWYLKELNQKEFMKFKDFLIQEILELKLKPISWTQVKKTSREGLSNLLLKCYGENQALDMTFKILQKINRKDLTKKATREIAENSKLYREHLKKKLSHNCSKMFNVSIQDFVQETVIQDDYDTFENLLVLKGDEKKPHMVFLKGMAGIGKTLMLKNVMLAWAKGLVFQNKFSYTFYFCCQDVKQLKTASLAELISREWPSSSAPIEEILSQPEKLLFIIDSLEGMELDLTKQESELCDNCMEKQPVSLLLSSLLRRKMLPESSFLISATPETFEKMEDRIRCTDVKTATAFNERSIEICFHRLFQDRNTAQKAFSLVRENEQLFTLCQAPLLCWMVATCLKKEIEKGKDPVSICRHITSLYTTHIFNSFIPQSAKYPSKKSQDQLQGLCSLAAEGMWTDTFVFSEEALRRNGIMDSDIPTLLDIGMLGKIREFENSYLFLHPSVQEACAAIFYLLKSHGVHPSQDVKSIETVLFMFLKKVKTQWIFWGCFIFGLLHKSEQEKLAVFFGYQLSQKIRHKLYQCLETINGNVELQEQIDGMKLFYCLFEMEDDAFLVKAVNCMQQINFMANYYSDFFVAAYCLKHCSTLKKLSFSTQNALNEELEQQYRERLLICWNDICSVFVRSKNIQTLQIKDTNFSEPTFRVLYESLKYPSFPLSKLVANNVHFFGDNHMFFELIQNHNLQYLDLSCSSLSPNGVKLLFGVLNQAECNIEQLMVAHCKLSPDDCKVFGSILMSSKTLKILNLASNNLNQGISSLCEGLCHPNCVLEYLVLANCSLSEQCWDYLSDVLRKNKTLSHLDISCNDLKDEGIKILCKALTLPDCVMKSLCLKHCQITTRGCQDLAEVLRNNQNLKHLHVSNNKLKDAGVKLLCDAIKHPNCHLVDLGLEACEITGASSENLSFAFIQCKTLKRLTLKGNAFEISGMVFPPKF; encoded by the exons ATGGCATCTTTCAGTTCAGATTTCAGCCTTATATGGTACTTGAAAGAACTAAACCAGAAGGAATTCATGAAGTTTAAGGACTTTCTCATACAGGAGATTCTGGAACTGAAGCTGAAACCGATTTCTTGGACTCAAGTAAAGAAAACATCTCGGGAAGGTCTTAGCAACTTACTTCTGAAATGTTATGGGGAGAATCAAGCCTTGGATATGACCTTCAAAATCCTCCAGAAGATCAATAGAAAAGATCTCACTAAGAAGGCAACAAGAGAGATTGCTG AAAACTCAAAGCTTTATCGAGAACACTTGAAGAAGAAGCTGTCCCATAATTGTTCCAAAATGTTCAATGTCAGTATTCAAGATTTCGTTCAGGAGACAGTCATTCAGGATGACTATGATACTTTTGAGAACCTTCTTGTATTAAAGGGAGATGAAAAGAAGCCACACATGGTGTTCCTGAAAGGCATGGCTGGAATTGGCAAGACGCTGATGTTGAAAAATGTAATGCTGGCCTGGGCAAAAGGCTTGGTGTTTCAAAACAAATTCTCATACACCTTCTACTTTTGTTGTCAAGATGTGAAGCAGTTGAAGACAGCAAGCCTTGCTGAACTTATCTCCAGAGAGTGGCCCAGCTCCTCAGCTCCTATAGAGGAGATTCTGTCCCAACCTGAGAAACTCTTATTTATCATTGACAGCTTGGAAGGGATGGAATTGGATTTAACCAAACAGGAATCAGAGCTGTGTGATAACTGCATGGAGAAACAGCCCGTGAGTTTACTGCTGAGCAGTTTGCTCAGGAGGAAGATGCTCCCCGAATCCTCTTTCCTCATCTCCGCTACCCCAGAGACTTTTGAGAAAATGGAGGACAGGATTCGGTGCACAGATGTGAAAACAGCAACTGCATTCAATGAGAGAAGTATTGAGATATGTTTCCACAGATTGTTCCAAGATAGGAACACAGCCCAGAAGGCCTTCAGTTTGGTAAGGGAAAATGAGCAGCTGTTCACTCTATGCCAGGCCCCTCTGCTCTGCTGGATGGTGGCTACCTGTTTGAAAAAGGAGATAGAGAAGGGAAAAGACCCAGTCTCCATCTGCCGACATATCACTTCCCTGTACACCACTCACATCTTCAATTCATTCATTCCCCAAAGTGCCAAATATCCAAGTAAGAAAAGCCAAGACCAGCTGCAGGGCTTGTGTTCTCTAGCTGCCGAGGGCATGTGGACTGACACATTTGTATTTAGTGAGGAGGCGCTCAGGAGAAATGGGATCATGGACTCTGACATCCCCACACTATTGGACATTGGCATGCTTGGAAAGATCAGAGAATTTGAAAATTCTTACCTATTCCTCCACCCATCGGTTCAGGAGGCCTGTGCTGCCATCTTTTATCTGCTAAAGAGCCATGGAGTCCACCCTAGCCAGGATGTTAAAAGTATAGAGACAgtcttgtttatgtttttaaagaaagtaaaaacacaGTGGATTTTTTGGGGCTGTTTCATCTTTGGCCTTTTGCACAAATCAGAACAAGAAAAGCTAGCGGTGTTTTTTGGCTACCAGTTGTCCCAGAAAATACGGCATAAGTTATATCAGTGTCTGGAAACAATAAATGGCAATGTAGAACTCCAAGAACAAATAGATGGCATGAAATTGTTTTACTGTCTGTTTGAGATGGAAGATGACGCCTTCCTCGTGAAAGCAGTGAATTGTATGCAGCAAATTAACTTCATGGCTAATTATTATTCCGATTTTTTTGTTGCTGCCTATTGCTTGAAACACTGTTCTACACTGAAGAAACTATCCTTTTCAACCCAAAATGCCCTGAATGAAGAATTAGAACAGCAGTATAG GgaaaggctactcatttgttggAATGATATATGCTCTGTGTTTGTAAGGAGTAAAAACATCCAGACACTCCAAATAAAAGACACTAATTTCAGTGAGCCAACTTTTCGGGTCTTGTATGAATCTCTGAAGTACCCAAGTTTCCCTCTTAGCAAACTTGT GGCAAATAATGTGCACTTCTTTGGTGATAACCACATGTTCTTTGAGTTGATTCAGAATCACAATTTGCAGTACTTGGACCTCAGCTGCTCATCCCTGTCCCCCAATGGAGTGAAACTATTGTTTGGTGTCTTGAACCAGGCAGAGTGCAACATAGAACAACTTAT GGTAGCACACTGTAAGCTCTCACCTGATGACTGCAAGGTCTTTGGCTCCATCCTGATGAGCAGCAAGACATTGAAAATTCTTAATTTGGCATCCAACAATTTGAACCAAGGAATATCCTCATTGTGCGAGGGTTTGTGCCACCCAAATTGCGTTCTGGAGTACTTAGT TTTGGCCAACTGTTCCCTCAGTGAGCAATGTTGGGACTACCTTTCTGATGTTCTTAGGAAGAACAAAACTCTGAGCCATCTAGACATCAGCTGCAATGACCTGAAGGATGAAGGAATCAAGATTCTCTGTAAAGCTCTGACTCTCCCAGACTGTGTCATGAAGTCACTATG TTTGAAACATTGTCAAATCACCACTAGGGGCTGCCAGGACCTGGCTGAAGTACTGAGGAACAACCAGAACCTGAAGCACCTACATGTTTCAAACAATAAGCTAAAAGATGCTGGAGTGAAGCTGCTGTGTGATGCTATAAAACATCCCAACTGCCACTTAGTGGATCTAGG
- the LOC116894567 gene encoding NACHT, LRR and PYD domains-containing protein 4A-like isoform X1 has protein sequence MASFSSDFSLIWYLKELNQKEFMKFKDFLIQEILELKLKPISWTQVKKTSREGLSNLLLKCYGENQALDMTFKILQKINRKDLTKKATREIADSSTLGLTDSENSKLYREHLKKKLSHNCSKMFNVSIQDFVQETVIQDDYDTFENLLVLKGDEKKPHMVFLKGMAGIGKTLMLKNVMLAWAKGLVFQNKFSYTFYFCCQDVKQLKTASLAELISREWPSSSAPIEEILSQPEKLLFIIDSLEGMELDLTKQESELCDNCMEKQPVSLLLSSLLRRKMLPESSFLISATPETFEKMEDRIRCTDVKTATAFNERSIEICFHRLFQDRNTAQKAFSLVRENEQLFTLCQAPLLCWMVATCLKKEIEKGKDPVSICRHITSLYTTHIFNSFIPQSAKYPSKKSQDQLQGLCSLAAEGMWTDTFVFSEEALRRNGIMDSDIPTLLDIGMLGKIREFENSYLFLHPSVQEACAAIFYLLKSHGVHPSQDVKSIETVLFMFLKKVKTQWIFWGCFIFGLLHKSEQEKLAVFFGYQLSQKIRHKLYQCLETINGNVELQEQIDGMKLFYCLFEMEDDAFLVKAVNCMQQINFMANYYSDFFVAAYCLKHCSTLKKLSFSTQNALNEELEQQYRERLLICWNDICSVFVRSKNIQTLQIKDTNFSEPTFRVLYESLKYPSFPLSKLVANNVHFFGDNHMFFELIQNHNLQYLDLSCSSLSPNGVKLLFGVLNQAECNIEQLMVAHCKLSPDDCKVFGSILMSSKTLKILNLASNNLNQGISSLCEGLCHPNCVLEYLVLANCSLSEQCWDYLSDVLRKNKTLSHLDISCNDLKDEGIKILCKALTLPDCVMKSLCLKHCQITTRGCQDLAEVLRNNQNLKHLHVSNNKLKDAGVKLLCDAIKHPNCHLVDLGLEACEITGASSENLSFAFIQCKTLKRLTLKGNAFEISGMVFPPKF, from the exons ATGGCATCTTTCAGTTCAGATTTCAGCCTTATATGGTACTTGAAAGAACTAAACCAGAAGGAATTCATGAAGTTTAAGGACTTTCTCATACAGGAGATTCTGGAACTGAAGCTGAAACCGATTTCTTGGACTCAAGTAAAGAAAACATCTCGGGAAGGTCTTAGCAACTTACTTCTGAAATGTTATGGGGAGAATCAAGCCTTGGATATGACCTTCAAAATCCTCCAGAAGATCAATAGAAAAGATCTCACTAAGAAGGCAACAAGAGAGATTGCTG ATTCTTCCACCCTTGGACTCACTGACTCAGAAAACTCAAAGCTTTATCGAGAACACTTGAAGAAGAAGCTGTCCCATAATTGTTCCAAAATGTTCAATGTCAGTATTCAAGATTTCGTTCAGGAGACAGTCATTCAGGATGACTATGATACTTTTGAGAACCTTCTTGTATTAAAGGGAGATGAAAAGAAGCCACACATGGTGTTCCTGAAAGGCATGGCTGGAATTGGCAAGACGCTGATGTTGAAAAATGTAATGCTGGCCTGGGCAAAAGGCTTGGTGTTTCAAAACAAATTCTCATACACCTTCTACTTTTGTTGTCAAGATGTGAAGCAGTTGAAGACAGCAAGCCTTGCTGAACTTATCTCCAGAGAGTGGCCCAGCTCCTCAGCTCCTATAGAGGAGATTCTGTCCCAACCTGAGAAACTCTTATTTATCATTGACAGCTTGGAAGGGATGGAATTGGATTTAACCAAACAGGAATCAGAGCTGTGTGATAACTGCATGGAGAAACAGCCCGTGAGTTTACTGCTGAGCAGTTTGCTCAGGAGGAAGATGCTCCCCGAATCCTCTTTCCTCATCTCCGCTACCCCAGAGACTTTTGAGAAAATGGAGGACAGGATTCGGTGCACAGATGTGAAAACAGCAACTGCATTCAATGAGAGAAGTATTGAGATATGTTTCCACAGATTGTTCCAAGATAGGAACACAGCCCAGAAGGCCTTCAGTTTGGTAAGGGAAAATGAGCAGCTGTTCACTCTATGCCAGGCCCCTCTGCTCTGCTGGATGGTGGCTACCTGTTTGAAAAAGGAGATAGAGAAGGGAAAAGACCCAGTCTCCATCTGCCGACATATCACTTCCCTGTACACCACTCACATCTTCAATTCATTCATTCCCCAAAGTGCCAAATATCCAAGTAAGAAAAGCCAAGACCAGCTGCAGGGCTTGTGTTCTCTAGCTGCCGAGGGCATGTGGACTGACACATTTGTATTTAGTGAGGAGGCGCTCAGGAGAAATGGGATCATGGACTCTGACATCCCCACACTATTGGACATTGGCATGCTTGGAAAGATCAGAGAATTTGAAAATTCTTACCTATTCCTCCACCCATCGGTTCAGGAGGCCTGTGCTGCCATCTTTTATCTGCTAAAGAGCCATGGAGTCCACCCTAGCCAGGATGTTAAAAGTATAGAGACAgtcttgtttatgtttttaaagaaagtaaaaacacaGTGGATTTTTTGGGGCTGTTTCATCTTTGGCCTTTTGCACAAATCAGAACAAGAAAAGCTAGCGGTGTTTTTTGGCTACCAGTTGTCCCAGAAAATACGGCATAAGTTATATCAGTGTCTGGAAACAATAAATGGCAATGTAGAACTCCAAGAACAAATAGATGGCATGAAATTGTTTTACTGTCTGTTTGAGATGGAAGATGACGCCTTCCTCGTGAAAGCAGTGAATTGTATGCAGCAAATTAACTTCATGGCTAATTATTATTCCGATTTTTTTGTTGCTGCCTATTGCTTGAAACACTGTTCTACACTGAAGAAACTATCCTTTTCAACCCAAAATGCCCTGAATGAAGAATTAGAACAGCAGTATAG GgaaaggctactcatttgttggAATGATATATGCTCTGTGTTTGTAAGGAGTAAAAACATCCAGACACTCCAAATAAAAGACACTAATTTCAGTGAGCCAACTTTTCGGGTCTTGTATGAATCTCTGAAGTACCCAAGTTTCCCTCTTAGCAAACTTGT GGCAAATAATGTGCACTTCTTTGGTGATAACCACATGTTCTTTGAGTTGATTCAGAATCACAATTTGCAGTACTTGGACCTCAGCTGCTCATCCCTGTCCCCCAATGGAGTGAAACTATTGTTTGGTGTCTTGAACCAGGCAGAGTGCAACATAGAACAACTTAT GGTAGCACACTGTAAGCTCTCACCTGATGACTGCAAGGTCTTTGGCTCCATCCTGATGAGCAGCAAGACATTGAAAATTCTTAATTTGGCATCCAACAATTTGAACCAAGGAATATCCTCATTGTGCGAGGGTTTGTGCCACCCAAATTGCGTTCTGGAGTACTTAGT TTTGGCCAACTGTTCCCTCAGTGAGCAATGTTGGGACTACCTTTCTGATGTTCTTAGGAAGAACAAAACTCTGAGCCATCTAGACATCAGCTGCAATGACCTGAAGGATGAAGGAATCAAGATTCTCTGTAAAGCTCTGACTCTCCCAGACTGTGTCATGAAGTCACTATG TTTGAAACATTGTCAAATCACCACTAGGGGCTGCCAGGACCTGGCTGAAGTACTGAGGAACAACCAGAACCTGAAGCACCTACATGTTTCAAACAATAAGCTAAAAGATGCTGGAGTGAAGCTGCTGTGTGATGCTATAAAACATCCCAACTGCCACTTAGTGGATCTAGG
- the LOC116894567 gene encoding NACHT, LRR and PYD domains-containing protein 4F-like isoform X4 has protein sequence MASFSSDFSLIWYLKELNQKEFMKFKDFLIQEILELKLKPISWTQVKKTSREGLSNLLLKCYGENQALDMTFKILQKINRKDLTKKATREIADVVDSSTLGLTDSENSKLYREHLKKKLSHNCSKMFNVSIQDFVQETVIQDDYDTFENLLVLKGDEKKPHMVFLKGMAGIGKTLMLKNVMLAWAKGLVFQNKFSYTFYFCCQDVKQLKTASLAELISREWPSSSAPIEEILSQPEKLLFIIDSLEGMELDLTKQESELCDNCMEKQPVSLLLSSLLRRKMLPESSFLISATPETFEKMEDRIRCTDVKTATAFNERSIEICFHRLFQDRNTAQKAFSLVRENEQLFTLCQAPLLCWMVATCLKKEIEKGKDPVSICRHITSLYTTHIFNSFIPQSAKYPSKKSQDQLQGLCSLAAEGMWTDTFVFSEEALRRNGIMDSDIPTLLDIGMLGKIREFENSYLFLHPSVQEACAAIFYLLKSHGVHPSQDVKSIETVLFMFLKKVKTQWIFWGCFIFGLLHKSEQEKLAVFFGYQLSQKIRHKLYQCLETINGNVELQEQIDGMKLFYCLFEMEDDAFLVKAVNCMQQINFMANYYSDFFVAAYCLKHCSTLKKLSFSTQNALNEELEQQYRERLLICWNDICSVFVRSKNIQTLQIKDTNFSEPTFRVLYESLKYPSFPLSKLVANNVHFFGDNHMFFELIQNHNLQYLDLSCSSLSPNGVKLLFGVLNQAECNIEQLM, from the exons ATGGCATCTTTCAGTTCAGATTTCAGCCTTATATGGTACTTGAAAGAACTAAACCAGAAGGAATTCATGAAGTTTAAGGACTTTCTCATACAGGAGATTCTGGAACTGAAGCTGAAACCGATTTCTTGGACTCAAGTAAAGAAAACATCTCGGGAAGGTCTTAGCAACTTACTTCTGAAATGTTATGGGGAGAATCAAGCCTTGGATATGACCTTCAAAATCCTCCAGAAGATCAATAGAAAAGATCTCACTAAGAAGGCAACAAGAGAGATTGCTG atgttgTAGATTCTTCCACCCTTGGACTCACTGACTCAGAAAACTCAAAGCTTTATCGAGAACACTTGAAGAAGAAGCTGTCCCATAATTGTTCCAAAATGTTCAATGTCAGTATTCAAGATTTCGTTCAGGAGACAGTCATTCAGGATGACTATGATACTTTTGAGAACCTTCTTGTATTAAAGGGAGATGAAAAGAAGCCACACATGGTGTTCCTGAAAGGCATGGCTGGAATTGGCAAGACGCTGATGTTGAAAAATGTAATGCTGGCCTGGGCAAAAGGCTTGGTGTTTCAAAACAAATTCTCATACACCTTCTACTTTTGTTGTCAAGATGTGAAGCAGTTGAAGACAGCAAGCCTTGCTGAACTTATCTCCAGAGAGTGGCCCAGCTCCTCAGCTCCTATAGAGGAGATTCTGTCCCAACCTGAGAAACTCTTATTTATCATTGACAGCTTGGAAGGGATGGAATTGGATTTAACCAAACAGGAATCAGAGCTGTGTGATAACTGCATGGAGAAACAGCCCGTGAGTTTACTGCTGAGCAGTTTGCTCAGGAGGAAGATGCTCCCCGAATCCTCTTTCCTCATCTCCGCTACCCCAGAGACTTTTGAGAAAATGGAGGACAGGATTCGGTGCACAGATGTGAAAACAGCAACTGCATTCAATGAGAGAAGTATTGAGATATGTTTCCACAGATTGTTCCAAGATAGGAACACAGCCCAGAAGGCCTTCAGTTTGGTAAGGGAAAATGAGCAGCTGTTCACTCTATGCCAGGCCCCTCTGCTCTGCTGGATGGTGGCTACCTGTTTGAAAAAGGAGATAGAGAAGGGAAAAGACCCAGTCTCCATCTGCCGACATATCACTTCCCTGTACACCACTCACATCTTCAATTCATTCATTCCCCAAAGTGCCAAATATCCAAGTAAGAAAAGCCAAGACCAGCTGCAGGGCTTGTGTTCTCTAGCTGCCGAGGGCATGTGGACTGACACATTTGTATTTAGTGAGGAGGCGCTCAGGAGAAATGGGATCATGGACTCTGACATCCCCACACTATTGGACATTGGCATGCTTGGAAAGATCAGAGAATTTGAAAATTCTTACCTATTCCTCCACCCATCGGTTCAGGAGGCCTGTGCTGCCATCTTTTATCTGCTAAAGAGCCATGGAGTCCACCCTAGCCAGGATGTTAAAAGTATAGAGACAgtcttgtttatgtttttaaagaaagtaaaaacacaGTGGATTTTTTGGGGCTGTTTCATCTTTGGCCTTTTGCACAAATCAGAACAAGAAAAGCTAGCGGTGTTTTTTGGCTACCAGTTGTCCCAGAAAATACGGCATAAGTTATATCAGTGTCTGGAAACAATAAATGGCAATGTAGAACTCCAAGAACAAATAGATGGCATGAAATTGTTTTACTGTCTGTTTGAGATGGAAGATGACGCCTTCCTCGTGAAAGCAGTGAATTGTATGCAGCAAATTAACTTCATGGCTAATTATTATTCCGATTTTTTTGTTGCTGCCTATTGCTTGAAACACTGTTCTACACTGAAGAAACTATCCTTTTCAACCCAAAATGCCCTGAATGAAGAATTAGAACAGCAGTATAG GgaaaggctactcatttgttggAATGATATATGCTCTGTGTTTGTAAGGAGTAAAAACATCCAGACACTCCAAATAAAAGACACTAATTTCAGTGAGCCAACTTTTCGGGTCTTGTATGAATCTCTGAAGTACCCAAGTTTCCCTCTTAGCAAACTTGT GGCAAATAATGTGCACTTCTTTGGTGATAACCACATGTTCTTTGAGTTGATTCAGAATCACAATTTGCAGTACTTGGACCTCAGCTGCTCATCCCTGTCCCCCAATGGAGTGAAACTATTGTTTGGTGTCTTGAACCAGGCAGAGTGCAACATAGAACAACTTATGTAA